In one window of Candidatus Caccoplasma merdavium DNA:
- a CDS encoding pyridoxine 5'-phosphate synthase, translating to MTQLSVNVNKVATLRNARGGQVPDVLKVALDCEQFGAQGITVHPRPDERHIRYADVYALRPALHTEFNIEGNPIGKFVDLVLQVKPAQVTMVPDAVDAITSNAGWDTRRNFDFLSETVDRFNHAGIRTSIFVDADLEMIEWAAKTGTDRVELYTEPYASGYAADREKAVAPFVEAAKLAHKLGMGVNAGHDLSLENLRYFHEQVPYVDEVSIGHALICDALYYGLEETIRRYLDCLK from the coding sequence ATGACACAACTCAGCGTAAATGTAAACAAAGTCGCCACCTTGCGCAATGCCCGTGGCGGGCAAGTCCCCGATGTGTTGAAGGTCGCTCTCGATTGCGAACAGTTCGGCGCGCAAGGCATTACCGTGCACCCGCGCCCCGACGAACGCCATATCCGTTATGCCGACGTCTATGCCTTGCGCCCGGCCCTGCACACCGAATTCAACATCGAAGGCAATCCCATCGGCAAGTTTGTCGACCTCGTCTTGCAGGTAAAACCGGCCCAGGTGACCATGGTCCCCGATGCGGTCGATGCCATTACCTCCAATGCGGGGTGGGACACGCGTCGGAATTTCGATTTCCTCAGTGAGACGGTCGACCGTTTCAACCATGCCGGCATACGCACCTCGATATTCGTCGATGCCGACCTCGAAATGATTGAGTGGGCCGCCAAGACGGGAACCGACCGCGTAGAGCTCTACACCGAGCCCTATGCTTCGGGCTATGCCGCCGACCGGGAAAAGGCCGTCGCCCCCTTTGTCGAAGCCGCCAAGTTGGCTCACAAGTTGGGCATGGGAGTAAATGCCGGTCACGACCTCAGCCTCGAAAACCTGCGCTATTTCCACGAGCAGGTTCCTTATGTCGATGAGGTGTCGATAGGCCATGCCTTGATATGCGACGCCCTCTATTATGGCCTCGAAGAGACGATTCGTCGCTATTTGGATTGCTTGAAATAA